The following nucleotide sequence is from Mytilus edulis chromosome 13, xbMytEdul2.2, whole genome shotgun sequence.
aaaaaaaaaaaaaaaatgtcgattTTTTTATGGCAATAAACTGAGCCCCTCTTCTAGTCGACGACTTCTTATTTTCACATGTGTCGgattccttcagacacttgtcaaaaacatgaagatCAAAGACGCCGGGTTAATTAAAATTGTATGTTACAATTTATTGATGATGctctttccattaacaattcaAAATTGTCTGATTGATTTCCATAAATATATCCtccacttttaattttttttttttaattatcaaattcCTCCACCCACGTAGCTATATACATACTCCACGTATAAATGCAATATACATTTCCAAACTTATTCAGTATTCAAGACTTTGTAGAACGTCATCAGTGTCCTAGCAGAAAGTGGATACACTTTGATTTATTAGTATGTGTTTAGATGACAAGAATTGACATGAATAAATCCATTCAGCACAACAAAAGATTTGATGTACAataaaatgtatgtacatgtataatacaagTGTTGAGTAATTCTTTATAACGCTGTTCAAGGAAAAAATACTAGTAATCAATTGTTTTAATGTATAAccacaaaatcaaaatataaatgaactacTCTTAAATGCGTCATACCTTTCGTTTCTTCCTACCTTTTACAATGgaaaatatcttttataaaattgCCATGATCACTAAcctatgtttttataattttattacaaaaaaaatgtgtacacgGATTGAACCTGTGTTTCAAATTCTATAACAATGACCTTAAATTGAGTTCtttcaacaaatttaaatattatatacatacaaatagatGTAGTTGAAGAGGCAGTTGATGATGTGGTTAGAGATGCAGTTGAAGATGTTGTTGTCTGTAATCTGTTGCCATAAAATTTGATTAGTTGATACGGATCAGTTGTTCCATATCTAGAttctcaaaataaaattaaagggtATTTGTCAAAGTAAACATGTGATTTAAATGATTAATGTTAGTGTAAAAAACTTAGTTTTTGATTGATATTTACTCAATAGgaaatcacaccacatctccttttttcatAAGTAAAGAACAATATAAGTaacttttatataataatattttcaataaaacgtGGATAGTATAGACAAAATATGACAAATAAATGCTAAAAGTGTTCAATGTGTTTTACAAAAGAAAGATACATATACTTTggttttattaaaatgttttcttgaatatgacagttatttgaTATCTATGTGAAATATTACATGTAACTGAGAAATTAAATATTCTGTATGGATTGAGTGTCAAAAACACATTTAACGAGAAAATTGCCTTGCAATATGTCTCTTCCATGACTATTAGTAAACAGGGCAAGTGTTTTGGGGAATTTGTTTCTGAATTTTTATCCTTATTTCTAATACTCtgctaaaaaaaactttttcctaagcaatattttaataaacatagtGAAATTATTTTCAAAGCAGTAATAACAAATTATTCACTAAAAGGCATGCTTTGTATGTCCCTATCTGGCACGAGACgtaaatttttaagtttaaggTAAGGACATATTAAAACTTTCCAGGAGATAGTTAACTTTTATATGGATAGTTCATTCAGTTTGAATACATCAATTATCAATCATAAGTGAGTGAGGGAAAGTTACCCCCAATTTTTTATTATCGATTATTTATTGGTCCACACTAGATTCTAATCATGAAGCAACTTGGTTTGGATTTTTTCCAAGCAATTACACAATGTTACATATTAACCTAGATTTTTCTCCAGATTACGAAAAATCTTCAGTCACATACAGCTTATTCAACAAAAAAGTTTTTGGGGTGTAATACCATCAAACCATAGTAcctcacatccggttgcatacgaaaaagggGTCAAACAAattattcccttgaatttgacagttgtaaaaAATTAACCCGACATTGCATTGCAGTGAAACTATAAtgggtcataaacatatatctttagGTGTTTCTAAGAACcacttttttttgtgtgtatttcgGAATCTAAAGGTTACATGATTACTAACGCATGTACACaggtaaaaaagaaataatagtTTGATTGATTAACTTTCAGTGCTGTTTATTATTTTCTCATATGCACTGAAATGTAATGCAAAATTTTGTctctaagtattttttttttatatgaaacaaaaataaattctgcacaatgttttgaaaagtgcaaatacAACAAAGACTAATTGGGGAAAATCAATGTGGTATTACACATCTAAATGGTAAAATGTACTGTTGAATATATATACCAATTACTATGTATAACAAGAACTAACTCATTCAGTTATACATACCTGTACATTTATAGTAAATAGTAGCATACAACAAAGGATAGTGTGAGCATGGATTGTAGTccataactattttacatgtatCATTCCTCTGACACAGGTCTAGTAAAGGTATGAAATCAATAGAAGATTTGCAATTGTTCCATGGTTGCGTCCAAACTGTACATGAGCTTCTGTCCCAAAAAAATTTCAACCTATTTCTAAATAAAACATCGGTAACAGCGATAAACAGTCTGTTAGGACAATTTAACACAACTTCGTCGTACATACAtacattttctgtaaaataaaataaaaatgtaattatatataataaataaaatcagaTTTTGCATGCAAATGACCCCCATTTTCATAAGCTGAGTTGTCTGACATGATTTGTAGCAAACCTGTCTTTGTTGCATGGCtcgtttataaaattttgaattataaagaaaatagTTTAACCCTACACGTGCAGATGAATTGTATGAAGCTTTTTTTCATGTCCCCTTTGATCAAATAACAcgtgtttcggtacttatacttCCTTGGCTTTTACAAACATTTAGCTTTCATCAATCCTGATGAAGATTATTCCAGAAAAGCGCTTCCTtggcttcttcttcttcttctgtgtATTAGCCTCCTTTAAGTAGGAGCACCTCCGAATGGAGTATATACCCTTAATGTcgtattaaaatttgtaaacacattaaaaatatgTACAGCACATGcatataaaagaaagaaagttgttggttttttttttacatggcatATATACAGGGACttgggtggttttttttaaaactatcttATCTTCATAagtgtgtaattttaattttcttcttaatttttatgttttgatgtAAAATCTCATCGTTTTCAAAGAATAAGAAGaaacattaattattttgtaaaataaaaaattctctAGCAACAAGTTtctgacaaaataaaatatgtaaaaagtaaactcagaggaaaatcaattcggaaaatccataatcacatggcaaaatcaaataacaaaacgcatcaaaaacgaatggacaaaaactgtcatattcctgacttggtacaggcattatcaaatgtagaaaatggtggattgaacctggttttatagatagctaaacctctcacttgtatgacagtcgcatcaaattccattgtattgtcaccgatgcgtaaacaaaacaaacagacacaataggtaaacatgtcaaaaataggggtgtCCTAGTAAACTCCTTGTATTATACAGACacgatcaaatttattcgttcagtgtatgttatCCTGTGTTACTATGTCTTTTAATTGAGTTAATTTATAGTGTTTCTTTCTATGTTATGATGTTACACTATTTTTATAGATAAGGGTgaatgtttggtaccattaaaacgttgaAACCATATGCAATTGTCCTGAGTCAGGAATCAGATGCtcagtagttgtcgttggttaatgtggttcataaatatttctcatttctcgttttttatatagataagaccattggttttcccgtttgaatggttgtacactagtatttttttggaccctttatagcttgctgttcggtgtaagcctatgctccgtgttgaagaccatacattaacctataatggattacttttataaattgtgacttggatggagagttgtctcattgacactcataccacatctttttatctCTATATACGGTATGAATGAACGAACGCaaacaattaaaattttcaataaacaaaatgtaataGTTTTATTTTAAGTTAATATTAATTTTTTCTATAGGTTGTATTTCTATAAATACATATGCAATTATCCTTGAATGGAAAGCTCATTAGCATTACTttgttttcaaaggtcaaaacatagggctgtgcggtatgttttcaacatttatattacCAGAACTTCTAAGAGTTTTAACGAATACTCAAATTATGTACTGCGTGGTACCCATACCTTCACTTTCAACCTTATCTTCAAGATGATCgctatttatgtttatttatactggtaacattcccaagctATATCTTTATGAGAAGATACATatagatcatatctgggaaccagtacaTTAACAAATCAAACTACCTATGAatagtatatatctcccaaaaagaggcgtggttttgaaacagctgtatttacaaagtgcaacctatagtaTCCGCATGTTACTGAAAATGTTACTCGACAAGCAAAACAAATCAATTTGACAAATAACAGTTGACCAAAATGTACTTAGAAAACAAAAGTGTGTATGAGATAAAAGAAAATCACTTCTCAAAATAATGTGTATTAGATAACAGAAAAGGAGAAAGGTAATACATCAAACCATGACATCTGATTCATACACTTGACACTATCAAGggcaaatagatataggaagatgtggtatcttcagattaatataatgCGCAAGTAATTACTGATTAAACAAAGGACCATAAAACGTTTAAAACtgttgttttaattaatttaaatgtttaGTTATAGCATTAACGTAAAAGATCTGAAGATATAATTATTCGGAATGTATTTAAAATGGATTCGTTTTCGAAAACAATCAgacaacatttatatttataaaagtgaTCAATCAATTATAAACAATCTCTTTAAAAGAAGATGACAAATTATTGCTTACTTTTTAAGACATGTGTACTTGGAACAACTTGTGTGGATAGCATcataacaaacaacaaatataatattttggcCACCATTTTGAAACCATTACTACTATCTAAAAACTTGTTCTATTCATTTGAACAAACATCAGTATTCTGATAACTGTTAACCTTTTTCAAAATGTTGACAAAAGAGGTCCAGATAAACGTATAAATGGTCTGACCTCACGGCTGATTGAATTATATCAGTATTTCTAAAGATACATGTAATGTTTTCAatttaagtgtattattaaaTGCTAATGGGGTGTAGATTTTGAAATTGTGATAAAGGATTTAAAAAACATCACAATTGTTTAGACAATTTTCTGGAATTCCTATgatgaaaacaaattgaaaaatttttaCCAATTCAACCCCCtgattagatctttgaatattgttttattggtattgatAACAATTTTGTTATCACttaaaaagaattaaattaaatGGTTTTTTATATCTATTGGTAGGTATAGTGTGCGGCTAGgctcgtggtttttcgagtgatatGATCGGGCTTTTTTCGAGTGTGATCTCTTTTGTTCGAGtgaatatgaacaaaaatgtaaacaaacaaacttCATCTCTATCAAGACGTGATATAGACGCTTGTGTTAAATATACAAAGTTATATTATGAATGATTGTATTTGATATAGAAAGATATCACTAACCTGTCATTATCTTTCgttaaaaaaggtgaaaataagccttTAGATGGTACCTAAcaatacagggagataactctgtaaaatcagctaaacgttttaattacgttgcgttgttAAGGGAACATTAATCTTCTCAATGATCAatattggtgtttgtcaaactgctatataaccagtgtaatttttctgataatatGGTTGGttcaattaatttgaaatttttacatttttgtcaaacggtcaaagtaaatactttgtcaaaattctatgaaaatta
It contains:
- the LOC139500277 gene encoding uncharacterized protein, producing MVAKILYLLFVMMLSTQVVPSTHVLKKNVCMYDEVVLNCPNRLFIAVTDVLFRNRLKFFWDRSSCTVWTQPWNNCKSSIDFIPLLDLCQRNDTCKIVMDYNPCSHYPLLYATIYYKCTESRYGTTDPYQLIKFYGNRLQTTTSSTASLTTSSTASSTTSISDSPVTYKDNKNDDDDNKDNNHQINNDNQNNKQIKIGLETAIGITSFIAIVALISVIKSRLSKLEQRPNPTPHRNHLSYDQDHMFQNPGIYQISVSNQGYSNPMGDRVDTSYDCALPSYEEAVGNTYEQVNYRAPKVSNL